CCTTGCTTCCCCGCCTTGGTCTTCAAGCGCGATTGTTCGTACATCTCGATCCACTTCTCGCTCGAAATCGCCGAGATCAGCTTGCCAATCGCTTCGAGCGGCAAATCGTCCGGCGACTCGAAATGAACGCAACACTTCCCCATGTCGAGCTTCTTCTCCGCCGCCTTGAACGCCGCCCTCAGCTGCTCGAGCTGACTCGAACTCCAAAACGCGCCCATCAGGTAGAGCGAGCAGTAGTTCTTCTGCGACGAGAGCGCGACGTAGCAGATCGGCTGCTTGTTGTAAGTGTCGGGATATCGAGACAGGGGGATCGTCCAGCCGATCGTGCCCCAGACGAGGCACTCATCG
This region of Terriglobales bacterium genomic DNA includes:
- a CDS encoding DUF1801 domain-containing protein, which encodes MKPPSNVKTPAQYIASLPAGRAKTIATVRALVNKHIPRGYDECLVWGTIGWTIPLSRYPDTYNKQPICYVALSSQKNYCSLYLMGAFWSSSQLEQLRAAFKAAEKKLDMGKCCVHFESPDDLPLEAIGKLISAISSEKWIEMYEQSRLKTKAGKQGAPSASKLTAKRLAPKRRR